atttcaaatattatCAATATATATTTGGAAGAAATTAAATCTatctaaaaaacaaataaaatgtcTATTAGATTTACCAAACATTTACTGAGGAGTTAACACATGTGAGTAGATTTAATGTACATACTGATATTTTATTTAATGATTtgtataaaaatttaaatttttttttttagaaaaattgaattttagatttATAGAAATCAGTAAGATCAAAGAGAAGTGACATTTCagtaaaaatagaaaataaatttagaCTATaatattttagttaattttttaactCTTTATAAtctatgattaaattaattaaagaatgaaatttaattaaaaaaactaaaaataaaaaaatgatatttaataaataatataaatatgtaatataagaaaataaaaaatatgtgtcataGTTTATgatatataaaacaaaataaaaacgaTTTCATGCATTCACAGAAAACAATAGTGGGCGGCAAAAACTACACTTGATTTCCTCCGTTTTGTTAAAATGGATGTTATCAGATGTACGAGATGCCTGTTTTATCGGTTGGATAGCCGCGCATTACTGCACTTCACGTTAGTTCTAGTCTCAGCTTTTTGTCCCTCAAACTTGTAACGGCTAAAATGAGCATTTCGCGGGTAACTTCAGATTAGTTATTATTAGCGCAGATTTAAAACCAATCACAACTTACTCGACTCCGCGGgagaaaaataattatataatcgGATTTTATCgcccatttttcatcatttcttgtgCGGGTTTGAATTCAAGGGAGAAATTATAGATTTTGAAGCTTATATAATGAAGAGAGCAGCGGAGAAGGAAAGATCAGAGATTCGGGGACCAAAACGGTAAGTTAGTTTTTATACTAAGCTGGAAATTAATTGCTTCTTTCAAGCTTGGGCAGAACATGAGATTTCTGACTATTTCTTGTCGTTTGTGCTGCGTTAATTTCAGTTGTAGGTTCGCCGAAGGTTATGAAGAGATGCCTTTGCCAACAGAGATAGACGCACAATCATATCTGATTTCAGTAAAAGAGCATTTCAAAGATGATATGGGAAAATTTGCAGAGTTTATTCAAATCCTCGATGATTTTAGGTCAAAGACGTATGTAATCCTTGCAAATCTTTACTTAGGGCTTCCGAATTTCTAATTGATAATGTATTTTACGCTCTTTGAACCGGCATTTTTGGTTAATTTGCAGATGTGATGCGATCAAGGTTATTGCCAGATTGAAACAGCTCGTTAAGAGCCATGAACTTCTTTTAGGTTTCAATAAATTTCTCCCAAAAGGCTTCGAAATCTTGCTCCCTTCCGAAGATTTTCTACGAGACGGACACAAGGATCAACATCACAAATCAAGGGCTATGTTGGGTAGCAATGCTTTGCCAGCTTCAAACAATGAGAAAATCACATACAAACCCAAATCAGAGATGGACCTTTCTCATTTGGAACAGTGTACTCCTAGATACCGTTTGATACCACAGAATGTAAGGAAAATCTCTCTTATTTTAATGGAAGAATCAATGTCTGGTGGGATTCATAAGCAAAGTTTAAACATGCATTATTACAATCCATCTGCATGAACTGCCGCTATTTTTTGCATACAATTATAAATCTTCAGTTGCAGTCTAAGCCACTATTTTGCATTCGAAATTCTTATTGTAAATACAATTCCTTTGTGCACTTCTTCTGAAGCTATCTACTGACCTCCCTAGATCTTGTTTCTTTTTTAGTTTATTTCATAATGTAGAGATGTATGATTgttttttctatttaaaatttgGCTGAAGAATCAACATTAATTTCATTATGTTGCAGTTCCTGAAACCCGTTGCCAGCTGTTCAACTGATCTTGACGCAGAGGTATTGAATGATATTTGTGTATCAGTAGCATCTGGTACAGAGGATTACCGAAGAAAAAGGCAATTTAACACTTATGAGCAGGCTATTCTCAATTGTGAGGATGACAGGTACCACATATATTGAAGTTAATCTTCTAGTTACATATAGGAGTACATTTTAAGGATTGTCAATTTGTAATTATTCGGTGGAAAATCATGAGTTTTCTGGAGTACTAATAAACTAACCAAGCATACTACATACAGAGAGCGAGAGCTTATCATTTGGTGTTAGGTGCTCCCTATCACTGAAGATAGTATACAGGTGTATTATTTTGTATTTAAGATtgtcaaattttgaatttccagaTTTGAGTTGGACATGCtcataaaaaatttagaagctGCAATTGAGCGTGTACATGAGTTACTGGAAAAGCAACATGCTCATTTCAGAATTGAAGACCACCTGACAGGTAGCTTCTTTTTAAGAGTTTCTGTAATTATAGTCACAAGTTGGATATTTAGTTTGGTTGGTTGTAAATGTGACGAGTAATTTGTCAACATTTGGCCATTGCAGCTATGAATTTAAGGTGCATTGAGCTCATTTATGGAAATTGCGGGCTTCGTATAATAGATCTGCTGCTTGAAAAGCCAGATCGTTGTTTACCAGTAATTGTAAAACGTCTTCAACAGAAGCACGACGAATGGGTCGATTGTCGGACCAGATTCAACAAAGGCTGGGCAGATGTTTATACAAAGTACTATCAGAGATCTCTTGACCACCATAGCTCCCGCTTTAACCAAAGAGATGCAAAATGTTTGAGCCACTTGGAAAATATTATGGAGGATTGTTGTATATGATATTAATTTCTGACTTGTGAAAACAAGATTGAGGTTTTCCTCAATCGCTATGTGCTTCTTGACAATAGCCGTTATGTTGATTTTTTGTATTTAAACAGATGAAGATATTTTTTTGTTGATTGACAATAGCCGTTATgttgtttttttgtatttatttgagaTAACAAATATTGCATGACATCAAAACTATTGATTCCTATTTTAATGGGACACATTTTGTTTATTGGGTCGAACAAATTTTGCTTATTGCAATCCAAGAATGCAAAATTTGTTGAAATCTAAAGATTTAGGGCATATTATTAGTAATGGATATGAAGAACCTAAAAAATATTAATGCATTAACTCTAGAAAAATTCACAAAAAGACAATGAAGCTTTATTTCTAATTCAAGGTGCACTATGTCAATCAATTTTTCCTCAGATAAGTGATGTTGTACACATTCTAAAGAGGCATTGACTATTCTTGTAAATGCATATCAAAGTGTTCATATAGTTAAGTTACAAACACTAtggaaaaattttgaaaatgttcaaATGGGTCAAAATGAATCAAATAACGAATTTCCAACAAAAGTTGAAGGGATGGtaaatcaaataatcaacatgTGACACTACTACATAGAGTGAGGGTTTAAGACAAAAATTGAGTAAATTGTATTGACTTGAGACAAATAAAtcttaaggagagatgtttgaaagcCATTCTTGCCCCCCAAAAAAGAGGTAAGATAAGATACAAAAATAGGCTATTATATTTCGATAGGTAAGCTACTAGTGTCACGTAATGAGGAGCAGTGTGATAGAAactaatgttatttaaatatatgatatattGGATGAAGAAATTGAATACAACATGTTAAATGATCTACAATCAATGAAAATAAAATCATACATAAAATGATAAGCATCAGAATGTCTTGA
This window of the Cryptomeria japonica unplaced genomic scaffold, Sugi_1.0 HiC_scaffold_282, whole genome shotgun sequence genome carries:
- the LOC131056127 gene encoding paired amphipathic helix protein Sin3-like 4, yielding MKRAAEKERSEIRGPKRCRFAEGYEEMPLPTEIDAQSYLISVKEHFKDDMGKFAEFIQILDDFRSKTCDAIKVIARLKQLVKSHELLLGFNKFLPKGFEILLPSEDFLRDGHKDQHHKSRAMLGSNALPASNNEKITYKPKSEMDLSHLEQCTPRYRLIPQNFLKPVASCSTDLDAEVLNDICVSVASGTEDYRRKRQFNTYEQAILNCEDDRFELDMLIKNLEAAIERVHELLEKQHAHFRIEDHLTAMNLRCIELIYGNCGLRIIDLLLEKPDRCLPVIVKRLQQKHDEWVDCRTRFNKGWADVYTKYYQRSLDHHSSRFNQRDAKCLSHLENIMEDCCI